AAAGAGAATGATAAACAAGCATTAGAACCTAAAGTGATAGAGTTTTTTGATCAAAGATATGAAACAATATTAGAAGAAGGAGAGAAGATGTACTCAGCTAATCACAATAAAGAATCAGGAAGAAGGGGAAGAAAAATCAGAGCAAGAACAAGAATCTACTGGATAGATTAAAGAAATACAAGAGACAAGTATTGCATTTATGTATAATCTTTCTATCCCTTTTGACAATAATCTTGTGGAAAGAGACATAAGGATCATGGAGATAAAACAAAAGATATCAGGATGTTTCAGGAGTGAAGAAGGTGCAAGATTCTTTTGCAGAATAAGGAGTTATATTTCTACCAAACAAGGACAAAACATTATTGATGCACTATCTTTTGTTTTTATTGGTAAGCCCTTTGTACCTATTAGAGTTGAAGATGGGTAGGCTGAGGAGTTATTTTACAGAATAATATGTTAGGAGATAATT
This bacterium DNA region includes the following protein-coding sequences:
- a CDS encoding transposase, with translation MAFMYNLSIPFDNNLVERDIRIMEIKQKISGCFRSEEGARFFCRIRSYISTKQGQNIIDALSFVFIGKPFVPIRVEDG